A single window of Chitinophaga sp. XS-30 DNA harbors:
- a CDS encoding endonuclease/exonuclease/phosphatase family protein: protein MKQTMHRSFISLAVLCSASLLFSCHKVKEPEGTVLPGALRSNVQTASLAEVKVMNYNIHAGIGIDGVYDLQRIADVISDADADVVSLNEVHKHYEAATNYEDQVAWLANELGMYAAFQKTTWKSAIPASGNKERQFGHAILSKYPIEVLNTRIYDAYGSHYHGLLETRIVINGHPMLFYVTHLATDPALLTAQRQQLRVWMDETYGTKILMGDLNAIPTNANILAIKETMVDAFESQPNAYTFKSNNPTVRIDYILGTSNITFSNSQVISTQVSDHFPIVSHASVGASKLKLMQYNIKHGQGTDGVVDLQRIADVIRNSKAHVVVLNEVDRNYDPRSNYEDQLVWLADELGMYYEFQKTTWKAPVPASGNKERQFGHGILSKYPIGNAATQGRWIYTDYTTHYMGLLKVRVSVNADPLYVYITNLGSTAAERLSQAQEAMSFINPPNHTWKVFAGTFSDVPGSAPVAAVLTSFTDVFAGQTAYTFPANAPNVRVDYIFVKSPVAAGNTAVISSQASTHLPIVCDIEMQ, encoded by the coding sequence ATGAAACAAACAATGCACCGATCGTTTATTTCGCTGGCAGTCCTCTGCAGCGCCAGCCTGCTGTTTTCCTGCCACAAAGTTAAAGAGCCGGAAGGTACGGTCCTGCCGGGAGCCTTGCGCAGCAATGTGCAAACAGCTTCGCTGGCGGAGGTGAAGGTGATGAATTACAACATCCACGCAGGCATCGGTATAGACGGTGTATATGACCTGCAGCGCATTGCGGATGTGATCAGCGATGCCGATGCGGATGTGGTATCGTTGAACGAAGTGCACAAGCACTACGAAGCTGCAACGAATTATGAGGACCAAGTAGCCTGGCTGGCGAATGAACTGGGCATGTATGCTGCATTTCAGAAAACCACCTGGAAGTCCGCCATCCCGGCATCCGGGAACAAGGAGCGGCAATTCGGACATGCCATCCTGAGCAAATACCCGATAGAAGTGCTCAATACAAGAATATACGACGCATACGGGAGCCACTACCATGGTCTGCTCGAAACACGCATCGTCATTAACGGGCATCCCATGCTGTTTTACGTGACACACCTGGCAACGGACCCCGCGCTTTTGACGGCGCAGCGGCAACAGCTGCGGGTGTGGATGGATGAGACCTATGGTACTAAAATACTGATGGGCGACCTGAATGCCATACCCACCAATGCGAACATACTGGCGATCAAGGAAACGATGGTAGATGCCTTTGAGAGCCAGCCCAATGCTTATACCTTCAAATCCAATAATCCCACTGTCCGTATCGATTATATCCTGGGTACCTCCAACATCACCTTCAGCAACAGCCAGGTGATATCCACCCAGGTTTCCGATCATTTCCCGATCGTAAGCCATGCATCAGTAGGCGCCTCGAAGCTGAAACTGATGCAATACAATATCAAACATGGCCAGGGGACGGACGGAGTGGTGGACCTGCAACGTATCGCGGATGTTATCCGGAATTCGAAGGCGCATGTGGTGGTGCTGAATGAAGTGGACAGGAATTATGATCCGCGCAGCAATTATGAGGATCAATTGGTGTGGCTGGCGGATGAGCTGGGGATGTATTACGAGTTCCAGAAAACCACCTGGAAGGCGCCTGTTCCGGCATCCGGCAACAAGGAACGCCAATTCGGGCATGGTATCCTGAGTAAATATCCTATCGGGAACGCCGCTACGCAGGGAAGGTGGATCTATACGGATTACACCACGCACTACATGGGTCTGCTGAAAGTACGGGTGAGTGTGAATGCGGACCCGCTGTATGTGTACATCACCAACCTGGGCAGCACCGCTGCGGAACGTTTGTCGCAGGCGCAGGAAGCCATGTCTTTTATCAACCCGCCCAACCATACCTGGAAAGTATTTGCGGGAACGTTCAGCGATGTGCCGGGCAGCGCACCAGTTGCTGCCGTGCTCACGAGCTTTACAGACGTTTTCGCCGGCCAGACGGCCTATACTTTCCCTGCAAACGCGCCCAATGTGCGGGTGGACTACATCTTTGTAAAAAGCCCTGTAGCTGCCGGCAACACTGCCGTTATTTCCTCGCAGGCATCTACCCACCTGCCCATTGTCTGTGATATTGAAATGCAGTAA
- a CDS encoding FMN-binding negative transcriptional regulator → MYSPKYSQESDWDTIAAFIRQNGFALLVSTENGVPVGTHLPVELEEKTPGTFVLRGHIARKNPQAATFTSGQPFLAVFMDPHAYISSSWYEKEKIPTWNYIAVHVYGQLQVLDEAALTASLHGLMDHYESTVKMSDIPEKELHNNLKAIIGFEISINRIDTRFKLSQNRNDHDYFSVVDHLKESGDDHSFRIAAEMEKRRERKYPAAGNNAPTPESGPV, encoded by the coding sequence ATGTATTCCCCGAAATACAGTCAGGAATCAGATTGGGACACCATTGCGGCGTTCATCCGGCAGAACGGCTTTGCCCTGCTGGTCAGTACGGAAAACGGCGTACCTGTCGGCACACACCTGCCTGTTGAACTGGAAGAGAAAACGCCGGGCACATTTGTACTGCGCGGCCATATCGCCAGAAAAAATCCCCAGGCCGCAACTTTCACATCCGGCCAGCCTTTCCTCGCTGTTTTCATGGACCCGCATGCCTATATTTCCTCCTCCTGGTATGAAAAAGAAAAGATCCCGACCTGGAATTACATTGCTGTACATGTGTATGGCCAGCTGCAGGTACTGGACGAAGCCGCGCTGACCGCATCCCTTCACGGACTGATGGACCACTACGAAAGCACGGTGAAAATGAGCGATATCCCGGAAAAGGAATTGCATAACAACCTCAAAGCGATCATCGGTTTCGAGATCAGTATCAACAGGATAGATACCCGTTTCAAACTCAGCCAGAACAGGAACGATCACGACTACTTCAGCGTGGTGGACCATCTCAAGGAAAGCGGGGATGACCACTCCTTCAGGATCGCGGCGGAGATGGAAAAGAGGAGGGAGCGAAAATATCCTGCTGCCGGTAATAATGCGCCAACCCCCGAATCGGGTCCTGTATGA
- a CDS encoding N-acetylmuramic acid 6-phosphate etherase encodes MLKVTEEPSRYRHLEKMTIEQITANINREDQLVALAVEKALPDLNALIQAVVDKLRQGGRLFYLGAGSGGRLSVLDVIEMPTTYGVPKGLLNAVLAGGADRLVEALEEKEDDMEDGWRQLQELQIGNIDIVIGISASGTTPFVLAGLKECRKHGITTGCIVSNPGSPIAAEVDFPVEVITGPEFISGSTRMKCGTAQKMIFDMISTTTMIQLGRVEDNRMVNVALINNKIIDRAVKMLMSKAGIQDYEAAKKLLIAQGSVKKALDHLSERI; translated from the coding sequence ATGTTAAAAGTAACGGAAGAGCCTTCCAGGTACAGGCATCTTGAGAAAATGACGATTGAGCAGATCACCGCCAACATTAACCGGGAAGACCAGTTGGTGGCCCTGGCGGTAGAAAAAGCGCTGCCGGACCTGAATGCACTGATCCAGGCCGTGGTGGACAAGCTGCGGCAGGGAGGAAGGTTGTTCTACCTGGGAGCCGGCAGTGGAGGCCGTTTATCAGTGCTGGATGTCATTGAAATGCCTACCACCTACGGTGTGCCGAAAGGATTGCTGAATGCTGTGCTGGCAGGCGGTGCAGACCGTCTTGTGGAAGCGCTGGAAGAAAAGGAGGATGATATGGAAGACGGATGGCGGCAATTGCAGGAACTGCAGATAGGCAATATCGATATCGTGATCGGTATTTCCGCAAGCGGCACTACTCCCTTTGTGCTGGCTGGTTTGAAAGAATGCCGGAAGCATGGCATAACCACGGGATGCATCGTCAGCAATCCCGGTTCGCCTATTGCGGCGGAAGTGGACTTTCCGGTGGAAGTGATCACGGGACCGGAGTTTATTTCCGGCAGCACCCGCATGAAATGCGGAACGGCGCAAAAGATGATCTTTGATATGATCAGTACCACCACCATGATACAGCTTGGCAGAGTGGAGGATAACCGCATGGTGAATGTGGCGCTGATCAATAACAAGATCATCGACAGAGCGGTAAAGATGCTGATGTCAAAAGCCGGCATACAGGATTACGAAGCGGCTAAAAAGTTGCTGATCGCTCAGGGCAGCGTCAAAAAAGCATTAGACCATCTTTCAGAAAGAATATAA
- a CDS encoding carboxypeptidase-like regulatory domain-containing protein produces MHKKLIILFSLLILPFLVKAQFQAFKDSIIQISGITMTSDSLRAIPAVSVLVKGQGRGTISNSQGVFSIVAFKGDTLTFSAVGFRKKDYKIPLELVGNRFSVIQLMSEDTIYLSETIIKPYPTRKEFEKMFVSMDIPNDMYEIARKNNDQARLRALARTIPVDAAGAYNVYMQKQQQSLYYAGQTPPQNIFNPLAWAQFIESWKRGDFKRKD; encoded by the coding sequence ATGCATAAGAAACTGATCATACTATTTTCCCTGCTGATATTGCCTTTTCTTGTGAAAGCTCAGTTCCAGGCATTTAAAGACAGCATTATCCAGATCTCGGGCATCACCATGACGTCCGACAGCCTCCGTGCGATCCCGGCTGTCAGCGTCCTGGTCAAAGGGCAGGGCAGGGGCACCATCTCCAACAGCCAGGGTGTATTTTCCATTGTGGCATTCAAGGGAGATACGCTGACCTTCAGCGCGGTCGGTTTCCGGAAGAAAGATTACAAAATACCGCTGGAACTGGTGGGTAACCGCTTTTCCGTGATCCAGCTTATGTCTGAAGACACCATTTACCTCTCCGAAACGATCATCAAGCCTTACCCCACCCGCAAGGAATTTGAAAAGATGTTCGTCAGCATGGACATCCCGAACGATATGTACGAAATAGCCCGGAAGAACAATGACCAGGCACGGCTTCGGGCCCTGGCGCGCACCATTCCCGTGGACGCCGCCGGAGCATATAATGTGTACATGCAGAAACAGCAGCAATCCCTCTACTACGCTGGTCAGACGCCCCCGCAGAACATTTTCAACCCCCTGGCCTGGGCGCAGTTCATAGAATCGTGGAAGCGTGGTGATTTCAAGCGGAAGGATTAA
- a CDS encoding Mrp/NBP35 family ATP-binding protein, giving the protein MITKEKVLEALSNVEEPDLGKDLVTLNMVKDIEINGNKVQFTVVLTTPACPLKEMIKNACVNAIIHLVSKDAEVEVKMTANVSSNRKDGKSLLPNVRNIIMVASGKGGVGKSTVAANLALALAQDGAKVGLMDADIYGPSVPIMFGVRGERPMMVNVEGKGMIQPMEKFGIKFMSIGLLVDEKQAIVWRGPMASSALKQFVSDVYWEELDYLIIDMPPGTGDIHLTLVQTVPVTGAVIVTTPQDVALADAKKGISMFNSPQIRVPVIGLVENMAYFTPAELPENKYYIFGKEGGKRLAEELEIPFLGQIPLVQSIREGGDEGVPAVTGNDPVTRKAFSDFAAATARSISMRNANMEPTKIVEIMV; this is encoded by the coding sequence ATGATCACAAAAGAAAAGGTCCTGGAGGCCCTGTCAAATGTGGAGGAACCTGATCTGGGAAAGGATCTGGTGACGTTGAACATGGTGAAAGACATTGAGATCAACGGCAATAAAGTACAATTCACCGTAGTGCTGACCACTCCCGCCTGCCCCTTGAAAGAGATGATAAAAAACGCCTGTGTGAACGCGATCATTCATCTCGTGAGCAAGGATGCTGAAGTGGAAGTGAAAATGACCGCGAATGTAAGTTCCAACCGTAAGGATGGCAAATCCCTCCTGCCGAATGTCAGAAATATTATTATGGTCGCTTCCGGAAAGGGAGGTGTAGGCAAATCGACCGTAGCAGCGAACCTCGCGCTGGCCCTCGCACAGGATGGCGCTAAAGTGGGACTGATGGACGCGGATATCTACGGCCCTTCCGTACCCATCATGTTCGGCGTACGCGGCGAAAGACCGATGATGGTGAATGTGGAAGGAAAAGGGATGATACAGCCGATGGAAAAATTCGGCATCAAATTCATGTCCATCGGCCTGCTGGTGGATGAGAAACAGGCTATCGTATGGCGTGGCCCCATGGCCAGCAGCGCCCTCAAACAATTTGTCAGCGATGTGTACTGGGAGGAACTGGATTACCTGATCATTGATATGCCGCCGGGTACGGGAGATATACACCTGACGCTCGTGCAGACCGTACCGGTGACCGGCGCCGTGATCGTTACCACACCGCAGGACGTTGCGCTGGCCGATGCCAAAAAAGGCATCAGCATGTTCAACAGCCCGCAGATCAGGGTACCGGTGATCGGGCTGGTGGAGAACATGGCCTATTTCACGCCTGCGGAACTGCCGGAGAACAAATATTACATCTTTGGCAAGGAAGGCGGCAAAAGGCTGGCCGAGGAGCTGGAAATACCTTTCCTCGGGCAGATACCGCTGGTACAAAGCATCCGTGAAGGCGGGGACGAAGGCGTTCCTGCCGTGACCGGCAATGATCCCGTTACCCGTAAAGCATTCAGCGATTTTGCAGCCGCTACTGCCCGCAGCATCTCCATGCGCAACGCGAATATGGAACCGACGAAGATCGTGGAGATCATGGTATAG
- a CDS encoding N-acetylglucosamine kinase — MKLIADGGSTKASWCLICPGKEELYFNTEGYNPYYVDSQYIRQSLHRALPAEVPREAVTEVHFYGAGCEPSTEAVIIAALGALFGSAAVSAGSDLLAAARALLGNEPGFAAILGTGTNTCLYDGAQVTHSIDPLGYMLGDEGSGSYIGKKLLIAYCREYLPLPLRREFLSVYGLTKENIMERVYKGPLANRFCAGFAKFVKLHLDDAFVYQLAKDAFHDFFRSLVCHYPDYASYTLNCTGSVAFHFEDMLKETAACYGMRTGRIIQDPIRGLAHYYRQQDIFAPSSFPSPPRS; from the coding sequence ATGAAACTGATTGCAGACGGCGGGTCCACCAAAGCCAGCTGGTGCCTGATCTGCCCCGGGAAGGAGGAGTTATATTTCAATACGGAAGGGTACAATCCATATTATGTGGACAGCCAGTATATCCGGCAGTCGCTGCACAGGGCCTTGCCTGCGGAAGTGCCGCGCGAGGCGGTAACGGAGGTGCATTTTTATGGTGCGGGTTGCGAGCCGTCCACGGAAGCCGTTATTATCGCAGCGCTGGGCGCATTGTTCGGGAGTGCTGCGGTTTCAGCGGGTAGCGACCTGCTGGCAGCGGCCAGGGCACTACTGGGCAATGAGCCTGGTTTTGCGGCGATACTGGGAACAGGCACCAATACCTGTTTGTATGATGGTGCGCAGGTGACGCATTCCATTGATCCGTTAGGATACATGCTCGGAGATGAAGGCAGTGGCAGCTACATCGGGAAGAAATTGCTGATCGCCTATTGCAGGGAATACCTTCCGCTGCCGCTCCGGCGCGAATTCTTGTCCGTCTATGGGCTGACGAAGGAAAATATCATGGAACGGGTGTACAAAGGTCCCCTGGCGAACCGTTTTTGCGCAGGGTTTGCGAAGTTTGTGAAGCTGCATCTTGATGATGCGTTCGTATATCAGCTGGCGAAAGATGCTTTTCATGATTTCTTTCGTTCCCTGGTTTGCCATTACCCTGATTACGCCAGCTACACGCTGAATTGCACCGGTTCCGTTGCTTTTCATTTTGAGGATATGCTGAAGGAAACGGCTGCTTGTTATGGCATGCGTACAGGCAGGATCATACAGGACCCGATTCGGGGGTTGGCGCATTATTACCGGCAGCAGGATATTTTCGCTCCCTCCTCTTTTCCATCTCCGCCGCGATCCTGA
- a CDS encoding YdcF family protein: MIHLGYRSWLFVLGCALSLSAAVPKRDPAVLRSKLFYLPVQLDAHARLRNDAVLQQMGHSYRERVQQARRECRDMACYATALRLRDEEILRSGNRLVALYMRGNGMKKVVQAVRTAGYYSKGTPLADTALLRFAWERTAAGMNYIFDTYLAGKRPRYPVIDSISFRVNDPSFISLTEKMLDRQLAETPAHRPYHALPVELAIEVLLINGRDEAARYEPLTAGQNAGAYARITRTAWEEYSYTALLVPGYGPDKPGVRIDHRAIARCKMAAERFRRKLAPFIIVSGGHVYPHRTPYSEAVEMKKYLVQELDIPESAIIIEPHARHTTTNMRNAGRLMYRFNMPVNKPALVVTDTAQILMIANLDKRCMNELGIVPYRDVKILNQHEAAFYPAAHCFYINVLDVADP; encoded by the coding sequence ATGATACATCTGGGATACCGGTCGTGGTTATTCGTTTTGGGATGCGCCCTGTCGCTGTCCGCCGCGGTTCCGAAGAGAGACCCTGCTGTGCTGCGCAGCAAGCTGTTCTATCTGCCTGTTCAACTGGACGCCCATGCCAGGTTGAGGAACGATGCGGTATTGCAGCAAATGGGCCATTCCTACCGCGAACGCGTGCAGCAAGCCCGCAGGGAGTGCAGGGATATGGCCTGCTATGCCACAGCATTGCGCCTGCGGGACGAAGAGATATTACGATCAGGTAACCGGCTGGTAGCGCTTTACATGCGGGGGAACGGTATGAAGAAAGTGGTACAGGCAGTCAGAACAGCCGGATATTACAGCAAAGGCACGCCGTTGGCCGATACGGCTTTGCTGCGCTTTGCGTGGGAGCGTACAGCAGCAGGCATGAACTACATCTTTGATACTTACCTCGCAGGCAAGCGGCCACGGTATCCTGTCATTGATTCTATTTCCTTCCGGGTTAATGACCCTTCATTCATCTCGCTCACGGAAAAAATGCTGGACCGGCAGTTGGCGGAAACGCCCGCACACCGGCCATATCATGCCTTGCCGGTGGAGCTGGCCATTGAGGTGCTGCTGATCAACGGCAGGGATGAAGCTGCCCGCTACGAGCCGCTGACGGCCGGGCAGAATGCCGGGGCTTACGCCCGCATCACCCGCACCGCCTGGGAAGAATACTCTTATACCGCGTTGCTGGTCCCCGGCTACGGGCCGGATAAACCGGGTGTGCGCATCGATCACCGGGCGATCGCCAGATGTAAAATGGCGGCAGAACGGTTCCGGCGGAAATTGGCGCCATTCATCATCGTATCCGGCGGGCATGTGTACCCGCACCGGACGCCATACAGCGAAGCTGTGGAGATGAAAAAATACCTGGTGCAGGAACTGGATATACCGGAATCGGCCATTATCATCGAACCGCATGCCCGGCACACCACCACGAACATGCGGAATGCCGGAAGGCTGATGTATCGTTTCAACATGCCGGTGAATAAACCGGCCCTGGTAGTAACGGACACTGCACAGATACTGATGATCGCAAACCTCGACAAACGCTGCATGAATGAACTGGGAATAGTGCCTTACCGGGATGTAAAAATACTGAATCAGCATGAGGCCGCTTTCTATCCTGCAGCGCATTGCTTTTACATCAATGTGCTGGATGTGGCAGACCCCTGA
- a CDS encoding 3-hydroxyacyl-CoA dehydrogenase family protein produces the protein MQKVAVIGAGTMGNGIAHVFAQNGFTVHLIDVSQPALDKALATISRNLDRQLAKSAITEVIKQQTLSGLQTFTSLAAGVQNVDLVVEAATEQTELKLKIFRELDEHTGPDVILATNTSSISITKIAAATKKPGKVIGMHFMNPVPVMKLVEIINGYATEKAVTAQITHLSEQLGKVPCVVNDYPGFIANRILMPMINEAVYALYEGVAGVNEIDTVMKLGMAHPMGPLQLADFIGLDVCLSILKVLHDGFGNQKYAPCPLLVNMVTAGYLGVKSGEGFYKYTAGSKELVVSDRF, from the coding sequence ATGCAGAAAGTAGCTGTGATCGGCGCCGGCACTATGGGCAACGGTATCGCACACGTATTCGCGCAAAACGGTTTTACTGTTCACCTCATCGACGTATCCCAACCCGCGCTGGACAAAGCACTGGCCACCATCAGCCGGAATCTCGACCGCCAGCTGGCCAAATCAGCCATTACCGAAGTCATCAAACAACAAACGCTCTCCGGTCTGCAAACCTTTACCAGTCTCGCTGCAGGGGTGCAGAACGTTGACCTGGTTGTAGAAGCCGCTACCGAGCAAACGGAACTGAAACTCAAAATATTCCGCGAGCTGGACGAGCATACCGGTCCGGATGTGATCCTCGCTACCAATACTTCCTCCATCTCCATTACAAAGATCGCAGCAGCAACGAAGAAACCCGGTAAAGTGATCGGCATGCATTTCATGAACCCCGTACCGGTGATGAAACTCGTGGAGATCATCAACGGTTATGCTACGGAAAAAGCCGTAACAGCGCAGATAACGCATTTATCCGAACAGCTGGGCAAAGTGCCTTGTGTGGTGAATGATTATCCCGGTTTTATCGCCAACCGTATCCTGATGCCGATGATCAACGAAGCGGTATATGCATTATATGAAGGTGTGGCCGGCGTGAACGAGATCGATACGGTCATGAAACTGGGCATGGCCCATCCGATGGGACCTTTGCAGCTGGCGGATTTCATCGGGCTGGATGTGTGCCTCTCCATTCTGAAGGTGTTGCACGACGGCTTCGGTAACCAGAAATACGCGCCATGCCCGCTGCTGGTCAACATGGTCACCGCCGGATACCTTGGCGTGAAAAGCGGGGAAGGTTTTTACAAATACACGGCGGGAAGCAAGGAGCTGGTGGTGAGTGACCGGTTCTAG